DNA from Fibrobacter sp. UWP2:
AAGGAAAAAAATCCCTTAATTGCAATACACGTAAAGCGCGCTTCTAGCAACCCAACCCAGCCGACCTATTTCCCTTTCAGGTGATTCTTGCGCATGAACGCGAGCGCATGGCTGCGGCGACGGGCCGTCTCTTGAAGGTTCACCGACTCGTCAAACTCGTCCACAATCTCGCGGCCGAGAATCTCCTCGAGCACATCCTCGAGGCTCACGATGCCCGCGATGGAACCGAACTCGTCCACCAGGCCCACCATGTGACCGCGCTGTTTTAAAAAACGGAGCAACAGCTTGTCGAGGGTCACGCTGTCGGGAATCAGCTGGAGCGGCCGCATAAGCTGGCGGAGCTTTACATCGCGCTTGCCCTCGGCCAACAGGTTGTAGGCGTCACGACGCAGGACAATGCCTATCCAGTCGTCCTTTTTGCCACCATATAGTGGTATACGGGAGAACGGCCAGTTACCGCGTTCGTCCAAGCTCTCGCCAAGGCTCTTGTCGGCGGGGAGGCTGAACACCACCTGGCGCGGGGTCATGACCTTGCGCGCGGGGATGGACTTGAGGGAGAGAATGTTCTTGATGACTGACGCCTGCTGACGGTCGATAACGTCTTCGCGGAGCCCGAGACTCACCAGGCTGTGGATGTCCTCGACGCTCACGTCCTTTTTTTCTTCGTCCTCGTGCGTCCAGTGCTTGGTAAGCGTGAGGCAGAGCCAGATGATGCCCGTCCACGAGAGTGCCTTGGTAATGTAGTAGAAAGGCACGGCGACCAACGGGGCCATGGTCTTCGCCTGCTTGACGCCCAATGTTTTGGGGGTGATTTCGCCGAACAGCAAAATGAGGATGGTCAGCACTATGGGGAGCGCCA
Protein-coding regions in this window:
- a CDS encoding hemolysin family protein, which translates into the protein MFAIVLTVLGCLAISAFCSVTEASFYSVPPATVEFLQKNKKFTARYMTHVKKNIDRYIASVLVVNTVANTVGASLATALAVKRLSPAGAMALPIVLTILILLFGEITPKTLGVKQAKTMAPLVAVPFYYITKALSWTGIIWLCLTLTKHWTHEDEEKKDVSVEDIHSLVSLGLREDVIDRQQASVIKNILSLKSIPARKVMTPRQVVFSLPADKSLGESLDERGNWPFSRIPLYGGKKDDWIGIVLRRDAYNLLAEGKRDVKLRQLMRPLQLIPDSVTLDKLLLRFLKQRGHMVGLVDEFGSIAGIVSLEDVLEEILGREIVDEFDESVNLQETARRRSHALAFMRKNHLKGK